In the genome of Lactuca sativa cultivar Salinas chromosome 3, Lsat_Salinas_v11, whole genome shotgun sequence, the window AAGCTATACACATCACATTTCTCGGTTGCCACCATCGTATAAGCAAGCTCTACATCCAAAGAAACATAAGACAAAAAAAAGTTATATCAACCTCACATGATTCTATGAAAATGTAGAACTACAATCACATGATTACGTTACCTGGTGCGATATAACCATAGGTCCCAACAACTGCGGTCCAATTGGATGAGTCTAGCTTTAAAAGCTTGGATGTGCCAAAATCAGAAATATGTGCCTCATAATCAGAATCAAGAAGGATGTTGGCAATGGAAATGTCTCTATGAATTATAGGTGGTGTGCAATCGTGATGCATATAAGCCAAACCATTAGCTACAGCCTTTACAATATTGACCCTTTTTAACCAATCCAGTTCTTTTGCTAAGATCTCATTGCATAAGATTGATCCAAGGCTTCCCTTTTCGAGGTATTCATAAATCAAAAACGAGTGGCGGGCATGTGAGCAATATCCATAAAGTTTCACTATGTTTCGATGCCTTATGTTGGTTAATGCTCGTACCTCATTAAGGAATCCATTTTGATCAACATTCTCAGATGATGATGAATGAAGTTCCTTGACAGCTACCACATTGTTAGGTTGTAGCTCGGCTTTGTACACAGTCCCATATCCTCCGGTCCCAATAGCATATGCTTCATCAAAATTGTCCGTTGCTTTCAAGATGTCGTCATACACTACTCCTCCATCAAAATTTGTTATGGAGAAGTAATCACCATCTTCATTATCCAATGGTTTCTGTGGAGAATGTCTCTTTTGTTTTCGATAAGCAATGAGGCCACACATGAAAAAACCTAGTAAAGTTGCCCCGATAAGAGGGAGCATAGTTATCAGGATGAGCTGATGATGAAAGGGATCATTTTTCTTCTTTGAGATTTGATTTGCACAAAATTTTAGTCCTGTAAAATTTCCACACAGACCTGGATTGCCTTGTAAGGATGCGTTCACAAAGTTGGAGCAAAGGGGCACTAGACCTGTGAGTTCATTGTTGGACAGGTCGATGTCAATGCCACTAGGCAAAGTAGTAAAAGCATTAGGAATAGAACCAAATAGTCTATTGTGAGAAAGATTCAACTTTTGTAGATTTTTCAAACTTTGAACTTCAGATGGTATCTCATGTGTGAGCAAATTCTGAGATAAATCAAGTTCCGTAAGATGAACTAAGTTACCAATCTCAGATGGAATTTTCTCACTGAGTTTGTTATTACTAAGATTCAAGTGGTGGATATGTTCCCATTGACTAATACTTTTTGGTATTGACCCATTCAATCTATTTGTGGATAGATCGAGTACTTCAAGAAGTTTTAAAAATCCCAGCTCTAGAGGTATAATACCTAAAAGTTGGTTATTAGCCAAGAACAAATTCAACATACTTTTCATCTTCCCAAACTCCTTTGGGATTTCACCTACCAAATGATTGGAAGAAAGATCAAGTCTTTGTAGTTGAGTTGAATTTCCAAACTCTGGTGGTATGCTACCACTGATGTTGTTATAGGCCATCACTAAGGATGTCAAATTCTTGCATTTACTCCAGTTTTGAGAAAGCTGCCCGTGAAAATTATTGTGACTGATATCAAGGTATTTTAAACGTGGATAGATGCCAAAGCTATAGGATATATCTCCAATGAAATGATTTCGATCAAAACGAGCCCTAATTAAGCTAGAACAATTCCGTAAGCCTCTTGAAATAGGCCCAGTGAGTTGATTATCATTTACTACTAACAATCGAAGCTTTTCCCAATGGCACAAATCTTCAGGCAAATTGCCAGAAAAATGATTATATGACAGCTCAAGCCCAACTAGATTTCCCAATCCTTGTGGAACCGAACCAGATAATTTATTTTCACGACAAGACAGAGTCCGTAGGTTGTTGAGGTTTGCAAAAGATGGAGGAATAAAACCATTAAGTTGATtctttctcacatcaagacaagtgAGAGACTTCAAATTTCCAAGTTCAATAGGAATGGGACCAGAGAGTTCATTTAGGGCCAAATAAAGGACAATCAAAGATGTCAAATTACCCAATGATGAAGGAATTGAACCAGTTAGTTGATTGTTGCTAACCTCAAGATCAGTGAGAGACTTCAAATTCCCAAATTCAATAGGAATGGGACCAGAGAGTTGATTGTGGTACAAATAAAGGACATTTAAAGATGTCAGATCACCCAACGATGGAGGAATAGAACCACTAAGTTGATTTTCACTAAAACCCAGATTAGTGAGAGACTTCAAATTCCCAAGTTCTGAAGGAATGAGACTAGATAATCTATTTTTAAAGAGGTACAGAGTCTGTAGGTTGCTGAGGTTTCCTAGTGATGAAGGAATAGAACCATTAAGTTGATTGTTACCCACCGCAAGATGAGTAAGAGACTCCAAATTCCCAAGTTCAATAGGAATGGGACCAGATAATCTATTATCATTGAGGTACAAATAATGTAGGTTGCTTAGGTTTCCTAGTGATGAAGGAATAGAACCACTAAGTTGATTGTATCCCATCTGAAAATCAATGAGAGACTTCAAATTCCCAAGTTGAATAGGAATGGGACCAGAGAGTTGATTGTAGTACAAATAAAGGACATTCAAAGATGTCAAATTTCCCAATGATGAATGAATTGAGCCAGATATATTGTTTGAGTATAGGTACAAGATGGTTAGCTGGTGCAGGTTTCCTATTTCAGGTGGGATTACTCCAGAAAACTTATTCACTGAAAAATCAAGATATTCAAGTTTGGACAGGAGGCGAATTTCTGATGGGATGGGGCCAGAGAAGTTGTTGACACTGAGATCAAAATAAGTAAGACCGTGTAGCAAAGAGAATGAAAATTGATGAAGCGTACCATTTAAGCCAGATGAACTGAGGTTTAGCCTCTGAATGCTCCCATCAACATTGCAAACTACTCCAAGCCAAGAACTACATGGAAACGATGCATTGGAATTCATATGGAGTGGAAACCATGAAGAGAGAATGGAGTTGTTTGGGATTTCAAGGCTTGCTTTCCATTTAAGAAGAGCATTGGCTTCCTCTAAAGAAGCACAAGAGAAATTAGGTGTGGAGGAGAGTGTAATGATTATTAGAGCAAGGGAGAAATATAAGAAGTTTGATGACATTATTTGCTTTAGCTCTTCCTGTATAAAAACGGATGGTTTGTATGTTCAATTTTATACTTGAGCTACCTTTTTATCttgcatatttttttattttcacaTTCTAGAAAGGAAATTTGGGCAATGTCATATTTTTCCACAAGGAGTGTCTTTTATGTTAGAAGTTAGTGTCATATTTTTCCACAATGGATTGTATTTGTCACGGCCTTGATCCTTTTTTCTTAGAACCCAAAATTTTGCAAGGCACTAGGAATTACAAAAACACAATGGTATTATATGTTATTGTCGAATTTAACAGCTTAATAATATTACTTTAACTTGATTATATAGacatatttatttttgttttctgaTTAATGCTAGTAGAAGTACTTTCACTAAAACTGTGTTTTGCTTCATAAGCAGTGCTGTAACTGATGACTATTATGTAGCTGATTGCCACTTCAAAACTGTTTGAATGAGTCAATGGAGATAGGGACATTAGGGTCTTTTAAAAGAATCTaaaaagaaatgaacattgtGTGATACTTGAAACATGTGAATGAGGGAAAATAGGATAAATATgaagataattaaataaaaatttatggTTCTTATTGTTCCTGCATTTCTTACATCTCTTGATTTCTTTTATCTCCTGAAGTGACTAAAACGTCTCATTCTCATACTTGCGTCGTCTTAAAAAtggaaattattaaataaaactgaAAATACAACTGTAATATTGTCTGTTTCTCTTATTTCCCACAGCTGATAAGTTTAAACAAATCTTTAGAAGTCTTCTGCACATCGCATTTCATGATCATTTCTCTTAGTCCTTATCTTCACATATTAATGAGAAACCAATGTAGAGTGTGGTTTACTTCTGAAATCAATGTTTTTTAGTAAACGACTCTATTAATGGGTCAATGGTGATGGCCACTTTATAAGAATCTAAAAAATGAATGGACCTAGTCTTTTTATTGAACGTGTTTCGAAGGATATGAATGAAATTCTCCCCTTATTGATATGTATGCTGATACAGTTGTTTTTCACCATTTAATCAATCGTTTTCATTTTTTAATCAGTGTTATTATCAGATTTCTTTTACATGTTCATAATACAAATGactttagattttaaactttgtGACTAACTCTCTAGGAGATGATAATAAAGCCGGATGAAATAAACCCAAAGAATGATCACATTATCCTTTTAATTCATCTTCTTTAGGAGAATTTCACTCATATCCTTCGAAATTTTAAATATTACTTATATGTCCTTGTAAATTTTAAAATTACATATATATCCACCCAAAACTATAAAACTCATGTCTATATccaaatttataatttaagtagATTTAAGCTAATTGAATTTTATAAAACTATCTAAAAATCAAAATTACTTATGATtatactaaaatacccttctcaACTTAAAAACTAAATTAAACCAATTTAACAGTCGTCGTTGCCAAATCTCGACGTCCAAACATTATGTGCAAAGTGGTTACATATGAACACCAAAAAGAATTATATTCAAAAGGTATGAAATTCTTAACATGAAACAAAGATTGGACCTATCAAATGCCAATTACGCCAATTGATGACGAGTAAGTTTCATAACCCCAATTTAACTTATTAAAAAAATTCCATATGTGATCTACCGACTTGTTTTCTGTGTTGCTTTATAATTTTCATTCcataatttaaactattaaaaaaatcattataAGATTTAAGCATAATGAAGAAGATGGGAACTGGACGTAAGCTTCGATGCAGCAGAAATGGGGTAGGAAGGTTTCTAATATTCAATTAGGTTTAATCCTAATTAAACAGGTTTAGTGTTAATGTTTGATTTTtatgaagggtattttagtacaatcatattaaatttttatttttggataagttttttcatattaaattaacTAGGTTACAACCCGTGAAAACTACGggtaatatttataaaattttattaaactaaTAAAGTATAAGTTTTGTTTAGACTTTTATATTATtgattatataaaattaatatttatttttatttgtataggttaaaaaacattttcattcaaaAGATCTTTTAATTAGATCATATGATATAGATTTTTAGTTATTAACAAAActcatttaaaatatatttttatttaaaagatCTTTTACAttaatttatttgaaaataaattattactataataaatttatttgattaatacaAAATGAAAATTGATGCACTAAAAATAATAAGAATGGATGGACTAATTTAACTAACTAAAAAATATAGTATCAATTTGATAATTTTTTCTATTAcaaactgttttttttttctcatcacctcacaaaaacttataaaatagATTAAAACTTTTACTGTATTTGTTGCATCACCATATAGATACACAAGTCAAGTATACACATGGTCACATATAGGTAAATCGAAGCCTCAAAGATGGAAATTTTGCAATACCCATGAATATCAAATAAAATTAAGTTGAAGCAAACCATACCAAATAGCTTTTGTGGTGCTTGAAAATATTCATAGGAAATAATTAGCataaggtataaacttgaaatattaaaACTTGTTACGAATTATTTTTTGGAAATGTTTAGATTTACAACATGATAAACATTAAAATGGTGACTGCAAAATCTATTGTTTAAAAGAAAATAATTCTCTTTCCCACTGTGTTTTGTACAACgttatacttcaaaattttccAGTCTACTAAACCTTGGGGTACCCTGTATCAATGATTCTCCCCTCCACTGTGTTTTGTAAAAAgattttgtctttgtgatgatACAATTCCCGTTCCAATCAGAAACAAATGCATATTGTTAAGCCTTATGGTTCGTTGGCATCATAACATAGAAAACAAAGTGCTTCATTAATTCAAATCAAAACAGATGGAAATTATAATGCATTGTACTAAAGCAAGGTAATCCCAACAGAAAAATTCGTTTGGTGTTTTAAACCGGCAAAATGAATAACAACATCATCCCCATGATTTCATTGCTTTGTACTTATTACATAGTTTAGTATTTGTCGGTCTCCATTAAACATCCATCTGAATCTCTCTAATATCAACtgtgaaaaatcaaaaattaccTCCATGAATCAGTCAAGCAAATGATCGAATAGTTGGTGGGCAAATGATAATGCAAGACAAACTGCCAATAGTAAGAAATTTATGCAATATAAGTATCACGAATTTCATTGCTTTTTACTTATTACATAGTTTAGTATTTATCAGTCTCTACTAAACATCTATATGAATCTCTAAAACTAATATTAACtgtgaaaaatcaaaaattaccTCCATGACTCAGTCAAGCAAATGATTGAATAGTTGGTGGACAAATGATTTTTACAGGTGTAAAAGCAGCAGTCCTGATTTTTACAGACTGAAAATCAACAACTTTTTCCATGGCCTTCATGGAAGGATTCAAGACCCACGCATCTGTAAGAAATGAATGCACACAAAATTTCCTGAAAGAGATGGACAAAGAGATGGACAAAGGATGGAGAGAGAAAGACAGGAGTGGCGTCGACATtatttagatctagggtttaatggGTTTCTTGAAAAATAGATACAAAGAATGAGGGAAATGGAAATAGATACAAAAAATTACTGATATATATCggcttcatatttggaaattccAAAGAATTAGGGCAAAATGGGAGAGACAAAGCATAGAAAAAGAGACGGTGGACACAATGGCAGAGTCAATATACACAAATTCGTTCGTTGAAGTTACTGATTTATGGACTTCAGTTTAGAATGTTGAGCGTTACTTGTGGAATAGATTAGcatcatatttgttctgatattcagtttcaaaaccaaaatcTCGATGAAATGGTTTGGGGTATATTCGGTACTTCTTATTGAAACTTTTAGGCGGGAAAATTTTACACGAAGGGGCTATGAAGTTTCCACGTGGACACAATGGTAATGTTTTATTAACATAGATTTAAATCTAATTAAATTATAagtatggatatatatatatatatatatatatatatatatatatatatatatatatatatatatatatatatgtgagttttataatttGAGATAGATATATATGTAATATCAATATTTGAaaggatatataagtaatatctaATGTTTTTAAGGATATAAACGAAATTTTCCCCATTACTTTTTCTAGTTAAACTGAGAAGTAAATAAACATACGCGAATAGATAGAAAAGCATGGGTACTTCGAATTCACCATCTGGTGCTGTGCCTTTTGCTCTTTTGGATATAAAATGTTACCCTGAATCTAAAAGAATTGGAGTAACCCTTGGGAAATCTGAAACTTCCCTCCGCTACTGCTTCTGCTTGACTTCTCTTTTctaatttcttgcaaaattaCGTATTTGCCCACTTCCGATTTCCCAAATTTTGTATTCTCTTTTAGTTTCGTTTCGGACTTCTTGTCTGTGATTTGGGCAAATAAACATAGAAAATAACTTCTGGGCCCTTCTACATTTTGGGCCCTGTGCAATGGTAGCTTTAACCCCACAAAACATACTCAACTTGAAAATAGTATTCAACCTCtaaaaattgaaactttgttaATAAAATCCTCGTATTTTGTACGATTAAATGATATCGAAAAGAATGTTTGTAAATCCTCAAGGGATATTTAATTCAGCATTAtacacatttaaaaaaataaaaaaacataaatactGAATCCAAAGGCCCATAAATCAACTAAAGCAAAGTGTCTCAAACACTCAAGCAAATTCTTCTCTCTTACCCCACTATATGATTTACCCTATCTACTctgttttgttgtttttttttgttttgttttttttttttttacatgattGCATAGTTGAAACAAAAAAAGAACGATGTCTTTTTCATCCCTTTTGCAAGAACATTGTTGAATCAAACATGTTGACTATTTTGTTAATTGAAGAGGTTTTTGAACAAAATCGATTAAGATGTACTCTGTTTGGAATTTTTGTTTAAGCgactattatttattttttttatttttttctcaaaACGTGAGGACATTTTTTCTTATTATAACTTAGTTATCAATAGTACGAGTGAGAAGGCAAACATGCAACAAGCTGTGTCGCTAAGCTTTTTTGTATGGTAAAACCAACTTTTTTGAAGACTACATCCATAGATCTAGGGATATAACAGTGCTATGCATGATTCATTGTACTTTATTAAAAAGTTTCACCGCATCCAGCGCAAGGAAACGAAACGTATCAAACACAAATGATATaaacacgtgttgattttccatgcacgatttctcatgttttgtgatcttgcatGTAGCAGCTTTTAAAGCAACCTGTGCCGATTTGAAATCCCCGGCCATCAAGCCCACGAGAGGGGAACCCTGTAAGGTCCACACATGTGTGATTCCTTCCAACCCATCAAAATATCAAAATGGCAGCCGGTCTAAGGATTGACTTTCCTTCTGTAGGGTTAGTCAAGAAATTCATAGGTGTCTCTTTGATGGAGAAAACACCGGCACACTTAAATATGTTGAACAAAGCATCCCTAACCATATCATACATGTATTTGAACCACGAGAGTTCTTTACAATGAACTGCATGCTCTCGAAAAGAGTTCAAATACGACTTGTGGCACCTCATACATATCTCGTCATCTGGAAATATTGGGATCATGAGCTGATATTTAAGGATAGTACGATACTCCACAGGAGACATATGTTGACCAAGCCCATCTATAGGGATAGctagaagaaaatcttgagcatgtggtgcaCATAAACACTGGAAAACAGCTTTTTGCCAAGCCGTCATGTCGAAatgcacttccatatcttggagAATTTTACTACAAAGGGCACTCACTAGTGTATTATAGGATTTAGGGGGTGTCCTTAGTAGTAAAACTGCTAAGGTCAATGTCTAGAAGCTTGTTACGAAGAGAAGCCAATGCACAAGCATAATCAGAATCCATACCATATATGTTGATATctcgtaagatgtggtcttgcaaCACCCAAGATAAGGCCCTTAAGTCAACAAAAGCATATGAGGTTACCTCT includes:
- the LOC111920332 gene encoding probable leucine-rich repeat receptor-like protein kinase At1g35710 yields the protein MSSNFLYFSLALIIITLSSTPNFSCASLEEANALLKWKASLEIPNNSILSSWFPLHMNSNASFPCSSWLGVVCNVDGSIQRLNLSSSGLNGTLHQFSFSLLHGLTYFDLSVNNFSGPIPSEIRLLSKLEYLDFSVNKFSGVIPPEIGNLHQLTILYLYSNNISGSIHSSLGNLTSLNVLYLYYNQLSGPIPIQLGNLKSLIDFQMGYNQLSGSIPSSLGNLSNLHYLYLNDNRLSGPIPIELGNLESLTHLAVGNNQLNGSIPSSLGNLSNLQTLYLFKNRLSSLIPSELGNLKSLTNLGFSENQLSGSIPPSLGDLTSLNVLYLYHNQLSGPIPIEFGNLKSLTDLEVSNNQLTGSIPSSLGNLTSLIVLYLALNELSGPIPIELGNLKSLTCLDVRKNQLNGFIPPSFANLNNLRTLSCRENKLSGSVPQGLGNLVGLELSYNHFSGNLPEDLCHWEKLRLLVVNDNQLTGPISRGLRNCSSLIRARFDRNHFIGDISYSFGIYPRLKYLDISHNNFHGQLSQNWSKCKNLTSLVMAYNNISGSIPPEFGNSTQLQRLDLSSNHLVGEIPKEFGKMKSMLNLFLANNQLLGIIPLELGFLKLLEVLDLSTNRLNGSIPKSISQWEHIHHLNLSNNKLSEKIPSEIGNLVHLTELDLSQNLLTHEIPSEVQSLKNLQKLNLSHNRLFGSIPNAFTTLPSGIDIDLSNNELTGLVPLCSNFVNASLQGNPGLCGNFTGLKFCANQISKKKNDPFHHQLILITMLPLIGATLLGFFMCGLIAYRKQKRHSPQKPLDNEDGDYFSITNFDGGVVYDDILKATDNFDEAYAIGTGGYGTVYKAELQPNNVVAVKELHSSSSENVDQNGFLNEVRALTNIRHRNIVKLYGYCSHARHSFLIYEYLEKGSLGSILCNEILAKELDWLKRVNIVKAVANGLAYMHHDCTPPIIHRDISIANILLDSDYEAHISDFGTSKLLKLDSSNWTAVVGTYGYIAPELAYTMVATEKCDVYSFGIVALEVIMGKHPGELPTLSADYLVLANVGDSRIPLPSPQVEKQVNLALNLARACLNSNPKERPTMRQVSNLFMKDLL